Proteins found in one Flavobacteriales bacterium genomic segment:
- a CDS encoding T9SS type A sorting domain-containing protein, which produces MKLFKILTVLILAGLTFVALTPDKPIDFNSIYKAPSESPKSRKAWDAKRLLDANGNIPQSIRRKELKFAQSLPNDLNNSNLVWTAEGPYNVGGRTRALAYDVTDENTLIAGGVSGGIWRSTNLGQSWSKMTKPFQLHNVTCLAQDTREGKENIWYYGTGELAGNSASGSGAYFDGNGIYKSIDNGLTWDSISSTADNSPAGSFNVFDFAWNIVLDPSNLEEDEMYLATYGGIYRSVDGGESWNEEVGGGEAYYNNVEITSTGVVYATLSSDGAGKGFWRSADGMEWANILPDSFGNTYGRSAIGINPSNENEVYFLTAETTNSGQFTNTFFNGETWTSLWKYTYLCGDGTDSCGTWINLSQNIPANKPTTFDNFNAQGGYDLLVKVKPDEPNVVFIGGTNLWRSTDGFTSDTNTAQIGGYYEGSDHGYDNWDIYDRHHPDQHDLLFLPSDPNTILSANDGGIYKSTNCLATPHLWTRLNNGYQTTQLYSVTMGKGNSDLIVGGFQDNGNFVTISDDETDDWVMPFNGDGCYSAVADNEEDFYLQIQRGVLFKMKLNNQGEVMAYNRMDPLGADTVMYDFINYLAMDPNNDDIIYMNNAYHLWRNNDASNYPYNNSQTRTNIGWEVFSDTTNRTISCMDVSTNPPNTVYIGTSDNYIYRIDNAHEGDPDMVLLNTLPIGFGNKNVSAVEIDPTNAERVLVLISNYSTYSFLFTDDGGQTWKKVGGNLEDSFSGGGNGPSMRTAEIAVLGSDTLYLVGGSTGLYGTDKLEGLDTEWRQIGTSAIGNVVIENIRFRDSDGKLVVGTHGTGVYSTIITSIYDVFPDLVSVNEIDHTQYSIYPNPAKDIVNIDLEENEEWKKIQLIDASGKVVIEEKISSSSITLRTAELERGVYFLNLIGEQKKESKKLILN; this is translated from the coding sequence ATGAAATTATTTAAAATTTTAACCGTATTAATTTTGGCTGGACTTACATTTGTAGCGCTAACTCCTGACAAACCAATTGATTTTAATTCCATCTACAAAGCACCTTCCGAATCTCCTAAGTCGAGAAAGGCGTGGGATGCAAAACGTTTGCTTGATGCCAATGGTAATATTCCACAAAGCATAAGAAGAAAGGAGTTGAAATTTGCACAATCTTTACCAAATGATTTAAATAATTCTAATCTCGTTTGGACTGCTGAAGGACCCTACAATGTTGGAGGACGCACTAGAGCACTAGCCTATGATGTTACTGACGAAAACACCTTAATAGCCGGTGGTGTTTCTGGTGGTATTTGGCGGTCAACAAACTTGGGACAGAGTTGGAGTAAAATGACAAAACCTTTTCAATTACATAACGTTACCTGCTTAGCTCAAGATACTAGAGAAGGAAAAGAAAATATATGGTACTATGGAACAGGTGAATTAGCTGGTAATTCTGCTAGTGGAAGTGGTGCTTATTTCGATGGTAATGGTATTTACAAATCCATTGACAACGGACTCACTTGGGACTCCATTAGTTCTACTGCTGATAATAGCCCAGCTGGAAGTTTCAATGTTTTTGATTTTGCTTGGAACATTGTTCTTGACCCTTCAAATCTAGAGGAAGATGAAATGTATTTGGCAACATATGGAGGCATCTACCGCTCGGTTGATGGTGGTGAGTCTTGGAATGAAGAAGTTGGTGGCGGGGAAGCTTACTACAACAATGTAGAAATTACTTCAACAGGAGTAGTGTACGCCACACTTAGCTCAGATGGTGCAGGCAAAGGGTTCTGGCGTTCTGCTGATGGTATGGAATGGGCAAATATTTTACCTGATAGCTTTGGGAATACGTACGGAAGAAGTGCTATTGGCATAAATCCGTCCAACGAAAATGAAGTCTATTTCTTAACTGCTGAAACTACAAATTCTGGTCAGTTCACAAATACTTTTTTCAATGGTGAAACCTGGACTTCTTTGTGGAAATACACTTACTTATGTGGCGACGGTACGGATAGCTGTGGTACATGGATTAATCTTTCCCAAAATATTCCAGCAAACAAACCAACAACTTTCGACAACTTCAATGCTCAGGGTGGTTATGATTTATTGGTAAAAGTAAAACCAGATGAGCCAAACGTTGTTTTCATAGGGGGTACTAACTTATGGCGTTCAACGGATGGTTTTACTTCGGATACAAATACAGCTCAAATTGGAGGATATTATGAAGGTTCCGATCATGGATACGATAATTGGGATATCTATGACAGACACCATCCAGACCAGCACGACCTTCTATTTTTACCTTCAGACCCCAATACTATTCTAAGTGCTAATGATGGAGGAATCTATAAGTCAACAAACTGTTTAGCTACACCTCATCTTTGGACAAGACTTAATAATGGGTATCAGACAACCCAGCTTTATTCCGTAACAATGGGTAAAGGAAATAGCGACTTAATTGTCGGTGGCTTCCAGGATAACGGAAACTTTGTAACAATTAGCGATGACGAAACAGACGACTGGGTAATGCCTTTCAATGGAGATGGGTGCTACAGTGCTGTTGCAGACAATGAAGAAGACTTTTATTTACAAATACAAAGGGGTGTTTTATTCAAAATGAAGTTAAATAATCAAGGTGAAGTAATGGCATATAATAGAATGGATCCACTAGGTGCTGATACAGTAATGTATGACTTCATTAACTACCTAGCTATGGACCCTAATAATGACGATATTATCTACATGAACAACGCTTATCATCTGTGGAGAAATAACGACGCTAGTAACTACCCTTACAATAATTCACAAACTAGGACCAATATAGGTTGGGAGGTTTTCTCTGACACTACAAATAGAACAATTTCATGTATGGACGTTTCGACTAACCCACCAAATACAGTTTACATTGGTACGAGCGATAATTATATTTATAGAATTGACAATGCTCACGAAGGGGATCCAGATATGGTTCTGTTAAACACTTTACCAATAGGATTTGGTAATAAAAACGTCTCGGCAGTAGAAATTGATCCAACAAATGCTGAACGGGTATTGGTGCTCATTTCAAACTATTCTACATATAGCTTCCTATTTACTGATGATGGTGGACAAACGTGGAAAAAGGTTGGAGGTAATCTAGAAGACTCTTTTTCTGGTGGTGGAAATGGACCTTCCATGCGAACTGCAGAAATTGCTGTTCTTGGCAGTGATACTCTATATTTAGTAGGTGGTAGTACTGGGCTTTATGGAACAGATAAGTTAGAAGGTTTAGATACTGAATGGCGTCAGATTGGAACAAGTGCTATAGGAAATGTAGTCATTGAAAATATTCGATTCAGAGATAGCGATGGTAAACTTGTAGTAGGAACGCACGGTACTGGCGTATATTCAACTATTATTACCTCTATATACGATGTATTTCCTGATTTGGTGAGTGTAAATGAGATTGACCACACTCAATATTCAATCTATCCAAATCCAGCAAAAGACATCGTAAATATTGACTTGGAAGAAAATGAAGAATGGAAAAAAATACAATTAATCGACGCGAGTGGAAAAGTAGTAATTGAAGAAAAGATTTCTTCTAGTTCTATCACATTGCGAACCGCTGAACTAGAAAGAGGAGTTTACTTCTTAAACCTAATTGGCGAACAGAAAAAAGAGAGCAAAAAGCTAATCCTAAATTAG
- a CDS encoding DUF1573 domain-containing protein: protein MKKLFLAIALIGAAVSLQAQSSSPAAKEVKAGPKMDFESTVIDYGLIEHNSDGKREFVLTNTGNAPLIISNAKGSCGCTVPTWPKAPIAPGESASIGVKYATNRIGKFTKTITLTTNAAEKTKVLTVKGEVKKPAQAPAAPTKPKASVLEVK, encoded by the coding sequence ATGAAAAAATTATTTTTAGCTATCGCTTTAATTGGAGCAGCAGTTTCATTACAAGCTCAAAGTTCATCTCCTGCTGCAAAAGAAGTAAAAGCAGGTCCAAAAATGGACTTTGAATCTACTGTCATTGATTATGGTTTAATTGAACACAATTCGGATGGAAAAAGAGAATTCGTTCTTACTAATACTGGAAATGCTCCATTGATTATTTCAAATGCTAAAGGTAGTTGTGGATGTACAGTACCTACATGGCCAAAAGCCCCAATTGCACCAGGTGAATCGGCTTCAATTGGTGTGAAATACGCTACAAATAGAATTGGGAAATTCACTAAGACTATTACTCTAACTACTAATGCTGCTGAAAAAACTAAAGTTTTGACTGTTAAAGGTGAAGTTAAAAAGCCTGCTCAGGCTCCTGCTGCACCTACAAAACCAAAAGCATCAGTTTTAGAAGTAAAATAA
- the hemG gene encoding protoporphyrinogen oxidase, giving the protein MHIASIKKHTVVLGCGISGLSVAHFLSKKTDDFIVLEKSEKTGGNIHSKLIDGYLIENGPNTVLLNNESIKSLIKDCGLWNKMSTPLETAENNRYVLHQNKLQLLPRNPIEFIKTPLLKWYEKLRLLKEPFIKPHQSDTSLAEFISRRFGKAILKQFVEPFVTGIYSGNPKKMSAKHTLKMIWEAEQKHGSVIKGLMKKKKAPKARMFNFPNGLSELTDEISQRLKDKIQCNTEVVSIIKIEEGYEIIDSNNNIIHCQKIISTIPAHSLSKVIETIELITNLNAIEYVPIDVFHFGFDKNEVKNQAQGFGVLSKQSDNKHFLGILFNSRIFPHVSPKNKELFTVIVGGSRQSELCSLEKDELEKIVLDEVMELMQCKKIPTFKNHTSYIKGIPQYGLELDQLILEIDKFESNFPNFHILGNYFNGVSVSDCVKKAEIFVENMHLNNN; this is encoded by the coding sequence TTGCATATCGCTTCTATAAAAAAACATACCGTTGTATTAGGATGTGGTATTTCTGGCCTAAGTGTAGCACACTTTCTTTCAAAGAAAACCGATGACTTTATTGTTTTAGAAAAAAGTGAAAAAACAGGCGGAAACATTCATTCTAAATTAATTGATGGTTACCTTATTGAAAATGGACCAAATACCGTATTGCTTAATAATGAATCTATTAAATCACTCATCAAAGATTGCGGATTATGGAATAAAATGTCGACTCCGTTAGAAACAGCTGAAAATAACCGTTACGTTTTACATCAAAATAAATTACAGTTACTTCCAAGAAATCCAATAGAGTTCATAAAAACACCATTATTGAAATGGTATGAAAAATTGAGGTTATTGAAAGAGCCTTTTATTAAACCACACCAAAGCGATACTTCATTAGCTGAATTCATTAGTAGACGGTTTGGCAAAGCCATACTAAAACAGTTTGTGGAACCCTTTGTAACTGGAATATATTCTGGAAATCCAAAGAAAATGAGTGCTAAGCATACTCTTAAAATGATATGGGAAGCTGAGCAAAAACATGGTTCCGTTATAAAAGGTTTAATGAAAAAAAAGAAAGCTCCAAAAGCTAGAATGTTTAATTTCCCAAATGGTCTTTCTGAATTAACTGATGAAATTAGCCAACGACTAAAAGATAAAATCCAATGCAATACAGAGGTAGTCAGTATTATTAAGATAGAAGAGGGATATGAAATTATCGATTCAAATAATAATATTATTCACTGTCAAAAAATTATATCTACTATACCTGCTCATTCACTTTCAAAAGTCATTGAAACCATCGAGCTAATAACTAATTTAAATGCTATTGAATATGTACCTATTGATGTATTTCATTTTGGATTTGATAAAAATGAGGTGAAAAATCAAGCACAAGGTTTTGGAGTACTTAGTAAACAATCTGACAACAAACACTTTCTAGGAATACTTTTTAATTCAAGAATTTTCCCTCATGTTTCTCCAAAAAATAAGGAATTATTTACCGTAATTGTAGGCGGAAGTAGGCAGTCCGAACTATGTTCTTTGGAAAAAGATGAACTCGAAAAAATTGTTTTAGATGAAGTAATGGAGTTAATGCAATGCAAAAAAATACCTACCTTCAAAAACCATACATCATACATCAAAGGTATACCCCAATATGGCCTTGAACTTGACCAACTTATATTGGAAATAGATAAATTTGAGAGCAATTTCCCTAACTTTCATATTTTAGGGAATTATTTCAACGGGGTTTCTGTCAGCGACTGTGTTAAAAAAGCTGAAATCTTCGTTGAAAATATGCATCTTAACAACAACTAA
- a CDS encoding valine--tRNA ligase, with translation MSISKTYNPTSSEEKWYAHWLSKGYFNSKPDDREAYTIVIPPPNVTGVLHMGHMLNNTLQDVLIRKARMQGFNACWVPGTDHASIATEAKVVQKLAKEGIDKSDLSREEFLKHAWEWKEKHGGIILEQLKKLGASCDWERTKFTMDDDMSESVIKVFVDLHQKGLIYRGVRMVNWDPSAQTALSDEEVIHKEVKSKLYHIRYEIEDSDEYLTVATTRPETILGDTAICVNPNDERYIHLKGKKAIVPLINRSVPIIFDEYVDMEFGTGALKVTPAHDINDYQLGDKHGLEVIDILNDDGTLNESAQLYVGKDRFQVRKEIDNDLEEKEYLVKTEDLLNKVGFSERTDAVIEPKLSMQWFFKMEEFSKPALENVMNDTIKFHPDKFKNTYRHWMENIKDWCVSRQLWWGQQIPAYFYEGNNYVVAESKELALDQAQKINPNITLSDLRQDEDVLDTWFSSWLWPISVFDGIRNPDNEEVNYYYPTNDLVTAPEILFFWVARMIMAGYEYKGELPFKNVYLTGIVRDKLGRKMSKSLGNSPDPIELMNKYGADGVRVGMLLSSPAGNDLPFDESLCEQGRNFSNKIWNATRLIKGWEVADINQPESSAIAIDWFENKFQHTLELINQAFEKYRISEALMLTYRLVWDDFCSWYLESIKPDYQNPIDSKTLELTTEFLDNILKLLHPFMPFLTEEIWHIVAKRDEDIIVSTWPKTKEVNQSIINDFEYATEIVSAIRTIRKEKQIPNKDALQLFIKTNEETSTSMDSLVCRLVNLSELSYTKETVDGAFSFRVKSNEFFVPLSDNIDVGAELDKLRSELEYTHGFLKSVEGKLSNNRFVNNAPEQVVAIERKKQSDALAKIAFLEEQIKALS, from the coding sequence ATGAGTATATCAAAAACATATAATCCTACCAGTTCTGAAGAGAAATGGTATGCCCATTGGTTATCTAAAGGTTATTTTAATTCTAAACCTGATGATAGAGAGGCATATACTATCGTAATTCCACCTCCTAATGTAACGGGGGTATTGCATATGGGACATATGTTAAACAACACCTTGCAAGATGTACTTATTCGAAAAGCCAGAATGCAAGGTTTTAACGCTTGTTGGGTGCCTGGTACTGACCATGCTTCTATTGCTACAGAAGCCAAAGTAGTGCAAAAACTAGCTAAAGAAGGTATAGATAAATCAGACTTAAGTCGTGAAGAATTTTTAAAACACGCTTGGGAATGGAAAGAAAAACACGGAGGGATTATTCTTGAGCAATTAAAGAAGTTAGGAGCATCATGCGATTGGGAACGAACAAAGTTCACAATGGATGATGACATGAGTGAATCCGTGATTAAAGTATTTGTTGATTTACACCAAAAAGGACTCATCTACAGAGGTGTACGCATGGTAAATTGGGACCCTAGTGCACAAACAGCCTTGTCTGATGAAGAGGTGATACACAAGGAAGTGAAATCTAAATTGTACCACATTCGCTATGAGATTGAAGATTCTGATGAGTACTTAACAGTTGCAACAACTCGACCAGAAACTATACTTGGTGATACTGCTATATGTGTAAACCCCAATGACGAACGCTACATTCATTTGAAGGGTAAAAAGGCAATTGTGCCTTTAATTAATCGTTCTGTTCCAATCATTTTTGATGAGTACGTTGATATGGAGTTTGGTACGGGTGCACTAAAAGTTACTCCTGCTCATGATATTAACGACTACCAACTTGGTGACAAACACGGTCTTGAAGTTATTGATATATTGAATGATGATGGCACATTAAATGAGTCTGCTCAATTGTATGTAGGTAAAGATAGATTTCAGGTGCGTAAAGAAATCGACAATGACTTAGAAGAGAAAGAGTATTTAGTGAAAACCGAAGACTTACTAAATAAAGTTGGCTTTTCAGAACGTACAGATGCCGTGATTGAACCAAAGCTATCCATGCAATGGTTTTTTAAGATGGAGGAATTTTCTAAACCAGCTTTAGAAAATGTAATGAATGATACCATCAAATTTCATCCAGATAAATTTAAAAATACCTATCGCCATTGGATGGAAAACATAAAGGATTGGTGTGTTTCTAGACAACTGTGGTGGGGACAGCAAATACCAGCTTACTTTTATGAGGGTAATAATTATGTCGTTGCTGAATCTAAAGAATTAGCATTAGATCAAGCTCAAAAAATAAATCCAAATATCACTCTTTCAGACTTAAGACAGGATGAAGATGTTTTGGATACCTGGTTCTCTTCATGGCTATGGCCAATTTCTGTTTTTGACGGTATTCGAAACCCTGATAATGAGGAGGTTAATTATTATTACCCTACTAATGACCTTGTCACTGCTCCTGAAATTTTATTTTTCTGGGTAGCTAGAATGATAATGGCAGGTTATGAATATAAGGGTGAATTGCCATTTAAAAATGTTTATCTGACAGGTATAGTACGTGATAAATTAGGACGAAAAATGTCCAAATCTCTAGGGAATTCGCCTGACCCAATAGAGTTAATGAATAAGTATGGTGCTGATGGTGTTAGGGTTGGGATGTTACTATCTTCGCCTGCTGGAAATGATTTGCCATTTGACGAATCCTTATGCGAACAGGGACGAAATTTCTCCAATAAAATATGGAATGCTACACGCTTAATAAAAGGGTGGGAGGTAGCTGACATTAATCAACCAGAATCATCTGCAATAGCTATCGATTGGTTTGAAAATAAATTTCAGCATACCCTTGAGTTGATAAATCAGGCTTTTGAGAAGTACAGAATATCTGAAGCATTAATGCTCACGTATCGTTTAGTTTGGGACGATTTTTGTTCGTGGTATTTAGAGTCCATTAAGCCAGATTATCAAAATCCTATTGATTCAAAAACTCTTGAATTGACTACAGAGTTTTTAGATAACATACTGAAACTATTACATCCTTTTATGCCATTTCTCACTGAAGAAATATGGCATATAGTAGCTAAGAGAGATGAAGATATTATCGTTTCTACATGGCCTAAAACTAAAGAAGTAAATCAGTCTATTATTAATGATTTTGAATATGCTACAGAAATTGTATCTGCCATCAGAACAATTAGAAAGGAGAAGCAAATACCGAATAAAGATGCTTTACAATTATTTATAAAGACCAACGAAGAAACATCTACTTCAATGGATTCTTTAGTATGTAGACTGGTGAACCTATCTGAACTTTCTTACACTAAGGAGACTGTTGATGGGGCTTTTTCTTTCAGAGTTAAATCTAATGAATTCTTTGTGCCTTTATCTGATAATATTGATGTTGGTGCTGAATTAGACAAGCTGCGTTCGGAATTGGAATACACTCATGGGTTTTTGAAGTCTGTTGAGGGTAAACTGTCCAACAATCGATTTGTAAATAATGCTCCTGAGCAAGTAGTAGCCATTGAAAGAAAAAAGCAATCTGACGCCTTAGCGAAGATTGCTTTTTTAGAGGAACAAATAAAAGCCTTATCCTAA